From a region of the Pecten maximus chromosome 18, xPecMax1.1, whole genome shotgun sequence genome:
- the LOC117316632 gene encoding U-scoloptoxin(11)-Sa3a-like, with translation MERLPQLLSLWILVAVTTVIGSAQETDMFDFSNIDEPMDGFGTSPVKSKLDKCRSNRHVCSTILKYPGNQTFSDGVHCLCPGCTEEWGVNDNQSLTWVHYERHDQLVQYRFCIPVMPERTCKEGDLAVVMETETSNWRVYMSMARCKCPNNVFQLSNWWKRNKVWMYEYNCQKKTCQKNDSLCSKIYVDKVHDSALGYEFQCACPAGYSCPSDREPEMETLVDHIGHYVPMHCHLTKNSGPV, from the exons ATGGAACGTTTGCCCCAGTTACTTTCATTATGGATATTGGTTGCTGTGACAACTGTTATTGGCTCTGCCCAAGAGACGGATATGTTTGACTTCTCCAATATAGACGAGCCTATGGACGGATTTGGTACCTCTCCT GTCAAATCTAAATTAGACAAATGCCGGTCAAATCGTCACGTGTGCAGTACCATCCTCAAATATCCGGGTAACCAGACGTTCAGTGATGGCGTCCACTGTCTATGCCCCGGATGTACGGAGGAATGGGGCGTTAACGACAACCAGTCTCTGACCTGGGTCCACTACGAACGAC ATGACCAGTTGGTCCAGTATCGATTTTGCATCCCCGTCATGCCAGAGCGCACGTGCAAAGAGGGTGACCTGGCCGTAGTTATGGAAACGGAGACCTCTAACTGGCGCGTGTACATGTCTATGGCGAGGTGTAAGTGTCCCAACAATGTCTTCCAGCTGTCCAACTGGTGGAAACGGAACAAAGTGTGGATGTACGAGTACAATTGTCAGAAG aAAACCTGTCAGAAAAACGATTCATTGTGTTCAAAAATTTACGTGGATAAAGTTCATGACTCAGCTCTTGGCTATGAATTTCAATGCGCATGTCCAGCCGGATACAGTTGTCCAAGTGACCGTGAACCGGAAATGGAAACGCTCGTAGATCATATCGGACACTATGTCCCAATGCACTGCCACCTTACTAAAAATAGCGGACCTGTCTGA